The genomic DNA GCTCGGTGCAGTTGGCCCAGCGCACAGTGGCGGCGATGCTGGGTGTGCAGCGGCCGTCGCTGAACAAGATCCTGAAGGAGTTCGAGCGCGACGGAATCATCGAAATCGGGTATGCCGCACTCGATATCAAGAATCCGGATCGCCTGCGGGGCATCCAGCAACAAGCCTGAGCCATCCCCGCCGAGATTCTGACAACGGACGGCATCGGCTCGATGCTCACCGAACGTGGTTTCGGTGATACCCGGCCGGTCGTCGTGGTAGTCCCCGGGATACGACCGCCACCCGACAGGGTCGATGTCGGCGCCGGATATGTCAGCACGCTGACACTCGGTCGGCGGTCCGTGGCGGCCTCGCGTTGTCGTTGAGTAAATAGGACGAAATTGACAGGAGTGACGATGGCAGCAGAGACAGTGGACGCGGTGGTGATCGGCATGGGGCCCGGCGGTGAGGACGCCGCGGGTCGGTTGGCGAAGGCCGGACTCCAGGTGGTCGGGGTGGAGGGTCGGCTGGTCGGCGGCGAATGCCCGTACTACGCGTGTGTGCCGACGAAGATGATGATCCGGGCCGCCAACACCCTGGCCGAGGCGCGGCGGGTGAACGCGCTGGCCGGTGCGGCGACGGTACGACCGGACTGGGCGCCGGTCGCTGCCCGCATTCGGGATGAGGCGACCGATGATTGGGACGACACGGTGGCGGTGGAGCGCTTCGAGAAGGCCGGTGGCCGATTCGTGCGCGGGTGGGGACGGATCACCGCCCCTGATGAGGTAACGGTGGAAACCACCGGTGGGCCGCGAATCTTCCACGCGCGCAAAGCGATCGTGCTCAACCCCGGCACGTCCCCGGCGATTCCGCCGATTCCGGGACTCGCCGAGACCCCGTACTGGACCAATCGGGACGCGGTGGCGGTCACCGAGGTGCCGGAGTCGCTGATCGTGCTCGGTGGCGGACCGGTCGCCAGTGAGTTCGCCCAGGTATTCGCTCGCTTCGGTGCGGCGGTGACGATGCTCGTGCGCAGCCGCCTGCTGTCCCGCAATGAACCCGAGGCGGGGGAATTGCTTGCGGAAGCCTTTGCCGCCGAGGGGATTACGGTGCTGTCCGGGGTCGAAGCCACCCGTGTCGAGCACGACGGGCACCGATTCGCCGTGCGCCTGAACAATGACGAGATCCGCCACGCGCAACACCTGCTGGTGGCCGCGGGGCGTCATACCGATCTCGCAGCGCTGGGTGTCGGCGCGGCCGGGCTCGACGAGCATGCCGGGCGGATCGCCGTCGACGCGCGCATGCGGGCCGCCGACGGTGTCTGGGCGATCGGCGACGTGACCGGGCACGGTGCGTTCACCCACATGTCGATGTACGAGGCACGCATCGCCGCGAACGACATTCTCGGTGCCGCAACGGAATCCGGTGACTATCGGGCCGTCCCGCACGTCACGTTCACCGATCCGGAGGTGGGCGGGGTCGGGCTGACCGAGGAGCAGGCGCGGGCCGCCGGTGTGCGGGTCTCGGTCGGGATGAGCCAGATTCCGTCCTCGGCGCGCGGCTGGATCCACAAGGCCGGTAACGAAGGATTCGTCAAGCTCGTCGCCGACGCCGACCGCGGTGTACTGGTCGGTGCGACCTCGGTCGGGCCGACCGGCGGAGAAGTGTTGTCCGCCTTGGTCGTTGCGGTGCACGCGCAGGTCCCGGTGCGCACGCTGCGGGAGATGATCTACGCGTATCCGACCTTCCACCGCGCCATCGAGTCCGCCCTGGACGACCTCCACTGACGAGGGAAGAACTGCGGCGCACCGAACTCCGGCTACACGAGATCGACATCTGGGAGGACCCCGGCACCGCGGCCCGGGTCCGCTCCGTCGCGCACGGCAACGAGACCGTGCCGACGGTGTTCGTCAATGGCGAGGGGATGGTGAACCCGAGCGTGCGTGAGGTATTGGCCGCCGCGAGCGGTGGCCAGCCACCGGCCCGGTGGTGGCGACGCTGATTCCTACGGCGGTCACCGATATGTGATCGCGCGGGGTGTGGGGCCGTAGCCGAAGAATTGGGCCGCGGCCTGTTGGATAGCGGTCGACCAGGTGGGGTAGGCATGGGTGGTTTGGGCCAGGCGGCCGGTGAACATGCCGGTACGCAGGGCGAGGGCGGGTTCGTGGATGAGCTCGCCCGCCCGTTCACAGACGATGGTGGCACCGAGAACCCTTCCGCCGCCGGTGTTTCCGAGGATGCGGCGGGGACCGGCGAGGAGTTTGACGAAACCGTCGGTGCGGTCGGCGGTGATCGCGCGGTCGACCCGATCCATGCGCAGGTACGCCATCCGGGCGCGCGGGTCGGCGATCTCGGATTCGGCCGTGCCGACGGTGGCGATCTCGGGATCGGTGAACACCACCGATGGGATCACCGTCGGATCGAAAACTGGCCTGCGCCACCGATGTAACGCGGCACCGGCCGCGACCCGGCCCATCTCGTACGCGGCGTGGGTGAACAGCAGGTGTCCGGTGATGTCACCGGCCGCGTAGACGCCGGGTGCCGTGGTGGTGAGATGCCGGTCTACAGAGATGAAACCTCCTGCGCCGGTGCGGATTCCGGCCACATTCAGACCCAGTCCGGTGGTGTCGGGGCGACGCCCGGTTGCCACCAGCAGGCGCTGAGCGGTGATGTCCGGTCCCGAGTAGATGTGCAGCACCACGGTGCCGTCGTCGCCCGATACGGCCCTGACGGTGATGTCGGTGTGCACGGTGATTCCCTGGCGGGCAAAGACTTCGGTGATGATCGCGGCCGCGTCAGCGTCTATACCCGGTAGGAGCCGAGGCGCGGACTCCACCACCGACACTCGCACGCCCAGCCGGGACAATGCCTGCGCCAATTCGCATCCCGTCGGCCCGCCACCGAGGATGGCCAACGAGTCCGGTGGATCGCTCTGCTCGAAGACGGTGTCGGTGGTGAGGTAGGGAACGTCGGCGAGCCCATCGATGGGCGGTACCGCGGGCACGGTGCCGGTGGCAATGACGATGCGGGCGGACGAGATCGAGCGACCGTCGACGTCGACGCGGCGGGAGGCGGTGAAGCGGGCGCGCCCGCGCAGGACCTCGATTCCTCGCTTCCGCAACACATCCGCGGTCTCGGTCGCCGCGATACGGTCGATCACGGCCCGCACCCGTGCCGCGGCCTCCGAGTAGGACAACCCTTGGGCGGCGGCCTCGATGAGGGTCTTCGACGGCACACATCCGGTGAAGGTGCAGTCCCCGCCGATCTCACCATCGGCCACCAGCAGCACCCAGGCACCGGCACGCACACCGGTTTCGGCGGCGGCGAGTCCGGCCGAGCCGCCGCCGATCACCAACAGGTCGCAATCTGTGTATGTCATACGAGCACGCTTCCTTGCTGCCAGGGGTCCACTCGCCGTTCTGCCACACTTCCGGCCGCCGCAGTCGGGCATCTCCGATCGCGGCGGAACGCCATCGCCGAATCACGGCTGTGCCTGCGGCACTCCGACCAGGACGGTGAGTACATACAACGGTGGTGTGCCGGGTGGGAATCCGAGGACGTCGGGGTCGGCGTCGGCGGGCCGTGGACGTAAACACAGTGCGGCGACGCCGGTTCCGGTGACCCGGTAGTCGAAGACGGAGATGGCGGAGCTGCCGGTGATACGACCGTCATCGGGCAATCGATCCGAGCCCAGCAGGTCGACTCGGCTGCGGGTGAGCTGGTCGAGGTGGACGAGGGTGGGGCTGGGCTGGCAGGTGTCGCCGGTGTCGGGTGTCCACTGCACCGGGTCGCTGGGTAGTTGGATCTGGATGTGAGCGCCGTCGGGGACGGTCTGCGGCATCCAGGAGTCGTTCCACCAGCCGATGTTGTCGCGCAGTTGCTGGTTGAACACGTAGGCGTGGTCGTTGGTCAGCGGCTGGTGGCCGTCCTCGTCGGAAGGCGCGGCGCTCGCGATCGTGGCACCGAGAACCATTGTGGCGGTGAGTGTTCCGATAGCGCTCAGGCGGTGACTCAACTCAGTGTCCGGCGGCCGGGCGGATGAGGATGTTGCCCATCATGCCGTTGTCCTCGTGGGGCAGGATGTGGCAGTGGTAGACGGTTTTGCCGGTCGCGTCGGGCCGGAAGTAGGTCCGTAATGTGAACTGTCCCTTGGGTGGTAGCCGGAAGGTGTCCCACCAGACGGCCGGATCCGGGGAGCCCCAGGAGGTGTCCCCGAGCGGGATGCCCCGCACATCGACCACTTGAAATGGGTTGACGTGGATATGGAACGGGTGTTGGAAGACGTCGTCGTTGACGATGGTCCACTCCTCGACCGTTCCCGCCTCCACCTCCTGATCGATGCGGTCCATGTCGTATTCCTTGTCGTCGATGCGGAAGACGACTCCGGCGCCGGTGCGCCCGGAGATGTCGCCGGAGAATTTCAGCGTGCGCCGCCGGACGACCGGCAAGTCCGGCATCCGGGGTGGCTCGACGAGTCTCGCGGGGATCCGGCCGTCGGCCCGCGGACCGGCGACCACGAGTGTGGCCAGTTGTACGCGGGGCCGGGGCCCGCCCGGATGACCCTGGTCATAGCGTTCGGCGTAGATCCGGTATCGGCCGGGTTCGCCGCCCCGGGTGATGAACTCGACTCGATTGGCTGCCGTCAGCATCACGTGCGGCAGCCGTTTCGGGGCCGCGAAGGGGATACCGTCTTGGCCGATCTGGTGGATGTCGTGGCCGTCGATATGCAGCCACAGAGCGCGGTGCGGGTTGGCGTTGAGCAGCCGCCACCGCTGGGTTTCGCCGGGCCGGATCTCGATCTCGGGCATCAGCTGCCCATTCACCGTGAACATCATGCTCGACGGCACCGCGGGAATGCCGTTGAACGGCACCGGTCCGCCGATCGGCACCACCAGCACGGTCGGAACCTCACCGGAGTCGTCGCCGACCCACAGCTCGTCGACCACCAGCACGCGCTCGCGCATATCCGCGATTTCGGGCACGGCGTCGATATCGCCCTGCACGATGAGCGGGCCCGCCAGCCCGCTCCAGGCGGCGTGACTGGTCGAGCCGTGGAAATGCGGGTGGTACCAGTGCATTCCGGCGGGCTGGTCCCGGGGGATGTGGTACTCGTACTGGAATTGTCCGAGCGGGTCGATGCGGACGAAGATGTTGTCGGCGTTGCCTTCCGGCGACACCTGCAGGCCGTGGGTGTGGATATTGGTGGCCACCATTTTCTGCGGCCCCGTCTCGCCGGTCACCATTTTGTGGACGGCCGGAGACACGCACCCGGCCAGATCGTGCCGGGCCTCATCGGGCATGGACGCGCAGATCGGTGGCATGGTGTTCAACGGTATCCCCATGGGCCGCATCAGGTTTCGCAATAGGATCCGCAGGGTGTCGCCGGGGCGGATGCGCAGGATCGGGCCCGGTGTCGAACCGTTGTAGGCATCCAGAGTCAGCGTTCGACCGGCGAGGTTCACCTGGTGTGCGGCGATATCGAGGCCGGTGTCGAGCAGTCCGCCGCGGCTGGACACCTCGGGCAGATCGCGCAGATGCTCGCCGACGGCGGCCAACGCCCCCGGTCAGGCCGGTAAACAGTGTTCTGCGATTCATGTCTGCCTCCGCTACTGCACGAAATACCGAACGGTGGCCAATTCATCGACGTGACATCTGGAAGATAGCTGAAGATTCGCGATTGTCCGGCGAATGAAATGCTGTCGGAGGTATTCGACAGGCGCGACACCGTCTGGTTCACCGCGGGGCGCCCCGTCCGGTCAGTCGCGCCAGCCAACTCGGGCGCTGGTCGTCGGTGGATTCGATGGCGGTGGCCTCGGTCGTGGCCCTCTCCTGGGTGCCCTCGACCTGGACCTCGCCCCAGAAGGCAACATGATTCTTGATTTTCCGGGCCAGTGGGCTCGGTTTCGGGTAGTACCAGGCCGCGTCGGGGTGCACCTCGCCGTTCACGATGACGTTGTAGTAGCTGGCCAGGCCCTTCCACGGGCACAGCGACCGGCTGGGGCTGTCGGCGAAGTACTGCCGGTGCAGCGATTCGGGCGGGAAGTAGTCGTTGCCCTCCACCCGCACCGTCCGTGGTGACTCGGCGATCACCGTCTCGTTCCAGATCGCGCGCATCATCTGCCGCATACCTCCTTGTCGCCGTTGTTCAGGCAATTCAACCGCCGGGTCGGGTACCGGTGCTGGTGAACTGTCAGCCGGGTAACAGGATCGGCTGTCGAGGCGGTCGGCGAAGCGTCGGCGTGGAGCGGTGTGTCGGCGCAGACTGTCAGCAGGGCAACAGTCTCGGTGACAACTCGTGTCCTCATGGGTGAGGTGGACGGCACGGTATTGCGGAGGATGGAGGCTGGGTGACAACGGTGCGATCCGATCGCGACGAGGTGTTCGTCGAGTACACCAAGAGCATCTGCCCGGTGTGCAAGACGGTGGTGGATGCGCAGGTCAATATTCGCGACGACAAGGTATATCTGGGCAAGCGCTGCCGTGAGCACGGCTGGTTCGAGGCCCTGGTCTACGGCGATGCGCAGGCGTACCTGTCGATGTCGCGGTTCAACAAGCC from Nocardia terpenica includes the following:
- a CDS encoding dihydrolipoyl dehydrogenase family protein is translated as MAAETVDAVVIGMGPGGEDAAGRLAKAGLQVVGVEGRLVGGECPYYACVPTKMMIRAANTLAEARRVNALAGAATVRPDWAPVAARIRDEATDDWDDTVAVERFEKAGGRFVRGWGRITAPDEVTVETTGGPRIFHARKAIVLNPGTSPAIPPIPGLAETPYWTNRDAVAVTEVPESLIVLGGGPVASEFAQVFARFGAAVTMLVRSRLLSRNEPEAGELLAEAFAAEGITVLSGVEATRVEHDGHRFAVRLNNDEIRHAQHLLVAAGRHTDLAALGVGAAGLDEHAGRIAVDARMRAADGVWAIGDVTGHGAFTHMSMYEARIAANDILGAATESGDYRAVPHVTFTDPEVGGVGLTEEQARAAGVRVSVGMSQIPSSARGWIHKAGNEGFVKLVADADRGVLVGATSVGPTGGEVLSALVVAVHAQVPVRTLREMIYAYPTFHRAIESALDDLH
- a CDS encoding glutaredoxin domain-containing protein, encoding MRRTELRLHEIDIWEDPGTAARVRSVAHGNETVPTVFVNGEGMVNPSVREVLAAASGGQPPARWWRR
- a CDS encoding dihydrolipoyl dehydrogenase family protein, coding for MTYTDCDLLVIGGGSAGLAAAETGVRAGAWVLLVADGEIGGDCTFTGCVPSKTLIEAAAQGLSYSEAAARVRAVIDRIAATETADVLRKRGIEVLRGRARFTASRRVDVDGRSISSARIVIATGTVPAVPPIDGLADVPYLTTDTVFEQSDPPDSLAILGGGPTGCELAQALSRLGVRVSVVESAPRLLPGIDADAAAIITEVFARQGITVHTDITVRAVSGDDGTVVLHIYSGPDITAQRLLVATGRRPDTTGLGLNVAGIRTGAGGFISVDRHLTTTAPGVYAAGDITGHLLFTHAAYEMGRVAAGAALHRWRRPVFDPTVIPSVVFTDPEIATVGTAESEIADPRARMAYLRMDRVDRAITADRTDGFVKLLAGPRRILGNTGGGRVLGATIVCERAGELIHEPALALRTGMFTGRLAQTTHAYPTWSTAIQQAAAQFFGYGPTPRAITYR
- a CDS encoding multicopper oxidase family protein; the encoded protein is MAAVGEHLRDLPEVSSRGGLLDTGLDIAAHQVNLAGRTLTLDAYNGSTPGPILRIRPGDTLRILLRNLMRPMGIPLNTMPPICASMPDEARHDLAGCVSPAVHKMVTGETGPQKMVATNIHTHGLQVSPEGNADNIFVRIDPLGQFQYEYHIPRDQPAGMHWYHPHFHGSTSHAAWSGLAGPLIVQGDIDAVPEIADMRERVLVVDELWVGDDSGEVPTVLVVPIGGPVPFNGIPAVPSSMMFTVNGQLMPEIEIRPGETQRWRLLNANPHRALWLHIDGHDIHQIGQDGIPFAAPKRLPHVMLTAANRVEFITRGGEPGRYRIYAERYDQGHPGGPRPRVQLATLVVAGPRADGRIPARLVEPPRMPDLPVVRRRTLKFSGDISGRTGAGVVFRIDDKEYDMDRIDQEVEAGTVEEWTIVNDDVFQHPFHIHVNPFQVVDVRGIPLGDTSWGSPDPAVWWDTFRLPPKGQFTLRTYFRPDATGKTVYHCHILPHEDNGMMGNILIRPAAGH
- a CDS encoding DUF427 domain-containing protein, which gives rise to MMRAIWNETVIAESPRTVRVEGNDYFPPESLHRQYFADSPSRSLCPWKGLASYYNVIVNGEVHPDAAWYYPKPSPLARKIKNHVAFWGEVQVEGTQERATTEATAIESTDDQRPSWLARLTGRGAPR